In Bacillota bacterium, a single genomic region encodes these proteins:
- a CDS encoding ABC transporter substrate-binding protein translates to MRLRALRLLASFVILLFATGILWGALPVFATPEASVLVDGQSIAAGVPPFIENGRTLVPVRALAESLGAKVIWEEKEKTITIEAEGKKVKLQIGNRLASSDGRTTVMEVAPRIVQGRAFVPLRFVSEHLGAAVKWDAQKSQARVYKKSLRPLRLGIQKDKFTLMNPLLRPWYDSANFFVVTHTPLVIYTPDMGLAPGLAESWEISPDGKSVTFLIRGNARWSDGKPVTAEDVKFSYEYWKKHKLYTQGTYLDAVLDRVETVGEREVKVVLKEPVAVLFLKGTAASLSIIPEHVWCKVEDPRTYDGPDAMVGCGPFVFERYDPATQTAYLRANEDYFAGKPLVPEIQWRYFETLDALLLALQKGEIDAQMDYVNNPGGAYADALKRTKGLVVEEIPALGVRPTLVFGYRQYPTNLREFREAVSLAIDYQLLLNAICAGHGELPGRGFTPPGIPGYDPTLPRHRHDPEQAKRILDAAGFVDRDGDGLRETPQGEKLSIPVTTEAGLAELVRAAEIVSLNLKSIGLDAFVEALESTVASDKANRARDYHLLVWRTTPYGMLAKPGGYSYFADAPAQYGTCKDPELLEIIREIEYARTSAEQDEAVRRLQAFVARELPAIALVWRKEIVPHSDRWTGWVPMVGYHVCNYWTWFNLEPTVK, encoded by the coding sequence GTGAGGCTTAGAGCGCTAAGACTGCTTGCCTCGTTTGTTATCCTCTTGTTTGCCACCGGTATTTTATGGGGGGCTCTCCCTGTTTTTGCCACTCCCGAGGCAAGCGTTCTCGTGGACGGCCAGAGTATTGCTGCCGGTGTGCCTCCCTTTATTGAAAACGGAAGAACCCTTGTTCCTGTAAGAGCCCTCGCGGAGAGCTTGGGGGCTAAGGTAATTTGGGAGGAAAAGGAAAAAACTATCACTATTGAAGCGGAAGGCAAGAAGGTCAAGCTTCAAATCGGCAATCGCCTGGCCTCTTCGGACGGCCGGACAACCGTAATGGAAGTGGCTCCCAGGATAGTCCAGGGTCGGGCTTTTGTTCCTTTACGCTTTGTGAGCGAACATCTGGGGGCGGCGGTTAAGTGGGATGCCCAAAAGAGCCAGGCGCGGGTGTATAAAAAATCCCTGCGGCCCCTGCGGCTCGGCATTCAGAAGGACAAGTTCACCTTGATGAACCCGCTGCTCAGGCCCTGGTACGACTCGGCGAACTTTTTCGTGGTCACCCATACTCCTCTGGTCATCTACACCCCGGATATGGGCCTGGCGCCCGGCCTGGCCGAGAGCTGGGAGATCAGCCCGGACGGCAAGTCCGTCACCTTCCTCATCCGGGGCAACGCCCGGTGGTCCGACGGCAAGCCGGTGACGGCAGAGGACGTAAAGTTTTCTTACGAATACTGGAAGAAACATAAACTTTACACTCAGGGAACTTACTTGGATGCTGTCTTGGACCGGGTGGAGACAGTGGGCGAAAGGGAGGTAAAGGTGGTTCTTAAAGAGCCGGTGGCCGTGCTCTTTCTCAAGGGCACGGCGGCCAGCCTCTCCATCATTCCCGAACACGTGTGGTGCAAAGTAGAAGACCCCCGCACGTACGACGGCCCGGACGCCATGGTCGGCTGCGGCCCCTTCGTGTTTGAGCGCTACGACCCGGCCACCCAAACGGCTTACCTCCGGGCGAATGAAGATTACTTTGCCGGCAAGCCTCTGGTGCCGGAAATCCAGTGGCGCTACTTTGAAACCCTGGACGCCCTGCTTCTTGCCCTGCAAAAGGGGGAGATAGATGCGCAGATGGATTACGTCAACAACCCGGGAGGAGCCTACGCCGATGCCCTGAAGAGGACGAAGGGGCTGGTAGTGGAAGAGATTCCTGCTCTGGGAGTGCGGCCCACCCTCGTGTTTGGCTATCGGCAGTACCCCACCAATTTGCGGGAGTTCCGCGAAGCCGTTTCTTTAGCCATTGATTACCAACTTCTATTAAACGCCATTTGCGCCGGGCACGGAGAGCTTCCCGGCCGGGGCTTTACCCCTCCCGGCATTCCCGGTTACGACCCCACCCTGCCGCGGCACCGCCACGACCCGGAACAAGCCAAGCGTATTTTGGATGCCGCTGGCTTCGTTGACCGGGACGGCGACGGCCTGAGGGAAACCCCGCAAGGGGAAAAGCTGAGCATCCCCGTGACCACCGAGGCCGGGCTTGCCGAGCTGGTGCGCGCCGCCGAAATCGTCAGCCTGAACCTAAAGAGCATTGGGCTTGACGCCTTTGTGGAGGCCCTGGAATCCACGGTAGCTAGCGATAAAGCTAACAGGGCCCGCGATTACCATTTGCTGGTTTGGCGTACTACGCCGTACGGAATGTTAGCAAAGCCCGGAGGCTACTCCTACTTTGCCGACGCGCCAGCTCAATACGGGACCTGCAAAGACCCGGAGCTGCTAGAAATCATTAGAGAGATTGAATACGCCCGGACGTCGGCCGAACAAGACGAGGCCGTCCGGCGGCTCCAGGCATTCGTTGCCCGGGAGCTGCCCGCCATTGCCCTGGTCTGGCGGAAAGAGATCGTCCCCCACAGCGACCGTTGGACCGGGTGGGTACCTATGGTCGGCTACCACGTGTGCAACTACTGGACCTGGTTCAACCTGGAGCCGACGGTAAAGTGA
- a CDS encoding MotA/TolQ/ExbB proton channel family protein yields MGLLHGLKEAMHQLSAILLVPTIAVLLFFICFTVVELGSLLVEWLVSRRTALTDVSELVKKIKMSKDAAELERLLVESRMLRRQKEALSALLAQVELPHAAWEALARRMLTREELFYTKIVTKTELVARLGPMLGLMATLIPLGPGLIALSQGDTKKLAESLLTAFDATVLGLASAAIAYFISRVRRRWYEDYMSILETVTEALLEVSKNYGIAAEKEGAADFGGGSKSPRGSN; encoded by the coding sequence TTGGGTCTGCTACACGGATTAAAGGAAGCAATGCACCAGCTCTCTGCCATCCTGCTGGTTCCCACCATCGCTGTACTCTTGTTCTTTATTTGTTTTACTGTAGTTGAACTGGGCAGCCTGCTGGTGGAATGGCTCGTTTCGAGGCGGACTGCTTTGACCGATGTCTCAGAGTTGGTGAAAAAGATTAAGATGAGCAAAGACGCCGCTGAACTGGAAAGACTGCTTGTGGAAAGCAGGATGCTCCGCAGGCAAAAAGAAGCTTTGAGTGCGCTGCTGGCGCAGGTAGAACTGCCCCACGCCGCCTGGGAGGCCCTGGCACGCAGGATGCTTACCCGGGAGGAACTTTTTTACACAAAGATAGTGACCAAAACAGAACTCGTGGCCCGGTTGGGTCCCATGCTTGGCTTGATGGCTACACTGATTCCCTTGGGCCCGGGGCTGATTGCTCTAAGCCAGGGTGATACCAAGAAGCTTGCCGAAAGTTTGCTGACAGCGTTTGACGCCACCGTGCTTGGTCTGGCCTCGGCCGCCATCGCCTATTTCATTTCCAGGGTGCGCCGGCGGTGGTACGAGGATTATATGAGCATCCTGGAAACCGTCACTGAAGCTTTGCTGGAGGTGAGCAAAAACTATGGGATCGCTGCGGAAAAAGAAGGGGCTGCTGACTTCGGCGGAGGAAGCAAATCCCCTAGAGGGAGCAATTAA
- a CDS encoding ABC transporter substrate-binding protein, translating into MARKAKFFTLAVLFLFTATLFNGTALTYAKAFSVEIDGRELVSGASLLNEQGRIMVPVRDLGEALGLKVRWYADERMVTLQKGDLLLRLTVGSRVAEKNDEKGLMEVAPKVVNGRCFVPLRFVAQTFGCQVGWDQGKRLAEVKTGMVEEISLGTLSPLEPMNILNDLGAWYRMNHLGFTHVQLVQYDAQLNIVPCLAEKWEVSPDGKAVTFYLVKDALWHDGKPVTAEDVKFTFEYKLAHLKELARWTVAAIEKIEVADAHTVTFYLKEPLVFSLFKDLAIGIGIILPKHIWENIDDPKKYTARENLIGCGPFIFESYDPASQTASFKADHDYLAGQPGVEKVRVKYYKNVDALVMALKKGEIAATYDYAMPVPASYAPALQDTPGLELGGIPDLGIMIYMSFGREYPVQEKLFREAVSYAIDYEMLVKAIAGDHGEVPGRGIVPPSLPGYDPTIPRLKQDLAKANALLDKMGLKDKNGDGIRELPDGSKLSIPVTPATKKGKETMMVRAAEIICSQLKKVGIDAHIDQEVIGNEDKWQQRVWNDRDYWIYLGYATPGAVIYDGGLMYFVDAKGAFGTCTDPEYVRIYEKIRYAKDASEWTGSLKEAQQYHARELPGMALIWGKALYPYRTDSFTGWVMRNGFGPVNYQTWFTLRAH; encoded by the coding sequence GTGGCGAGAAAGGCTAAGTTTTTTACTCTGGCGGTTTTATTCCTTTTTACCGCAACGCTTTTTAATGGAACGGCCTTGACTTATGCGAAGGCTTTCAGCGTCGAGATCGACGGCAGGGAACTGGTTTCAGGCGCATCACTGCTAAATGAGCAGGGAAGAATCATGGTTCCTGTTCGTGACCTGGGGGAGGCGCTGGGACTAAAAGTCAGGTGGTACGCAGATGAAAGGATGGTCACTCTGCAAAAAGGGGACTTGCTGTTGAGGCTCACCGTCGGGAGCAGGGTGGCTGAGAAAAACGATGAAAAAGGTCTCATGGAGGTTGCACCGAAGGTCGTAAACGGCAGGTGTTTTGTTCCCCTTCGCTTTGTCGCCCAGACCTTCGGCTGCCAGGTGGGGTGGGACCAGGGGAAACGGCTGGCTGAGGTGAAGACCGGGATGGTTGAGGAGATCTCCCTGGGGACGCTCAGCCCCCTGGAGCCGATGAATATCTTGAACGACCTGGGCGCCTGGTACCGGATGAACCACCTGGGCTTTACCCATGTCCAGCTCGTCCAGTATGATGCCCAGTTGAACATTGTACCGTGTCTTGCCGAAAAGTGGGAGGTTTCCCCGGACGGGAAGGCAGTCACCTTTTACCTGGTGAAAGACGCCTTGTGGCACGATGGGAAGCCGGTGACAGCCGAAGACGTGAAATTCACCTTTGAGTACAAACTCGCACATTTGAAAGAGCTGGCCCGGTGGACGGTGGCTGCAATCGAGAAAATCGAGGTTGCCGACGCGCATACAGTTACCTTCTACTTGAAGGAACCACTGGTCTTTTCCCTGTTTAAAGACCTCGCCATCGGCATCGGGATCATTTTACCGAAGCACATTTGGGAAAACATTGATGATCCCAAGAAATACACCGCGAGGGAGAATCTCATCGGCTGCGGGCCCTTTATCTTCGAGTCCTACGACCCTGCTTCCCAGACCGCCAGCTTCAAAGCCGACCATGACTACTTAGCCGGGCAGCCGGGCGTCGAAAAGGTCAGGGTGAAGTATTACAAAAACGTGGATGCCCTGGTGATGGCGCTCAAAAAGGGGGAAATCGCCGCTACATATGACTACGCCATGCCGGTTCCGGCCTCCTATGCCCCTGCTTTACAGGATACTCCCGGCCTGGAGTTGGGGGGAATCCCCGACCTGGGAATCATGATCTACATGTCCTTTGGCAGAGAATACCCGGTGCAGGAGAAACTTTTCCGGGAAGCGGTTTCTTACGCCATTGACTACGAGATGCTGGTGAAGGCGATTGCCGGGGATCACGGTGAGGTTCCCGGGCGCGGCATCGTGCCGCCGAGCCTCCCCGGGTATGACCCGACGATCCCCAGGCTAAAACAGGACCTGGCGAAGGCCAATGCCCTTCTCGACAAGATGGGCCTGAAAGATAAAAACGGGGACGGAATAAGGGAGCTTCCGGACGGCTCAAAGCTGAGCATCCCGGTCACACCTGCCACAAAGAAAGGGAAGGAAACGATGATGGTGAGGGCCGCGGAGATAATCTGCAGCCAGTTGAAGAAGGTGGGGATCGATGCCCATATCGACCAGGAGGTCATCGGGAATGAGGACAAGTGGCAGCAGAGGGTCTGGAACGACCGCGACTACTGGATCTACCTGGGCTACGCCACACCGGGCGCAGTCATCTACGACGGTGGTCTGATGTACTTTGTGGATGCAAAAGGGGCTTTTGGCACCTGCACCGATCCAGAATATGTGAGAATCTACGAGAAAATCAGATATGCAAAAGACGCTTCAGAATGGACAGGGTCCCTCAAAGAGGCGCAGCAGTACCACGCCCGGGAACTGCCGGGAATGGCCCTGATCTGGGGGAAAGCACTTTATCCTTACCGGACCGATAGTTTTACCGGCTGGGTAATGCGCAATGGGTTTGGCCCTGTTAATTACCAGACCTGGTTTACGCTGCGCGCTCATTAA
- a CDS encoding DUF2149 domain-containing protein has protein sequence MGSLRKKKGLLTSAEEANPLEGAINIVDAMLVFACGLMLALVIYWKVPITPQGERIELKQAREVSHLPEVRRDLLETPEEGKVFEKVGTVFKDPGTGKLFMVTTEQ, from the coding sequence ATGGGATCGCTGCGGAAAAAGAAGGGGCTGCTGACTTCGGCGGAGGAAGCAAATCCCCTAGAGGGAGCAATTAACATTGTAGACGCTATGCTGGTCTTCGCCTGCGGCTTGATGCTTGCCCTGGTGATTTACTGGAAAGTTCCGATCACCCCTCAGGGAGAAAGAATCGAGTTAAAGCAAGCGCGGGAAGTCTCCCATCTCCCCGAAGTGCGGCGCGACCTGCTGGAAACACCTGAGGAAGGAAAAGTTTTTGAAAAGGTGGGGACAGTCTTCAAAGATCCCGGAACAGGAAAACTCTTTATGGTAACCACAGAACAGTAA
- a CDS encoding cobaltochelatase subunit CobN — translation MQGWKLILSVLTGCLLLIVCSSAALGQSDLNVLPFEEKIKKETIDPERYPSREAYAVGEKLAREAMSRFRAEKGSYPPRVAAVVWGKETAGREGPMTSFALALLGVRPQWDPSGKVVGLELISPGELGRPRTDVIMIATGLFRDLFKNQIILLDRAHRLALAASYQSIVSAYPDLQRALDASLAPLGKTGLLVKEGELLESNYVAGCWIIAIRELLAKGHQPEEAGELAVARIFAPPAGEFGSGVDVVGSSQDPEKIANQFAKRLGNVYSETDWGENRPELFKELLRGCSLLFHCYSESPILDQDDLPLEYTYVPGLRAALEKWGGGEVEKITGTPHGLQGVENGKEPEQQEDSRVRLGERENAPAVQEKPSAEREETVQTKSRQQQASSAPLPPRAPEVKAGPRIFEIEPVLLPAFHSQGQTSSWLAVEVFLALLVVGGVKGLLQHRREFGQVHPTGF, via the coding sequence TTGCAGGGCTGGAAGTTGATTTTATCCGTGCTTACAGGTTGTCTCCTTCTTATTGTTTGCTCCTCGGCTGCTTTGGGCCAATCTGATCTTAATGTCCTCCCGTTTGAAGAAAAAATCAAAAAAGAGACCATTGACCCTGAAAGATATCCCAGCAGGGAGGCCTATGCTGTGGGAGAAAAGCTGGCCCGGGAGGCTATGAGTAGGTTCAGAGCGGAAAAGGGGAGCTACCCCCCGCGGGTAGCAGCAGTGGTATGGGGCAAGGAGACGGCTGGAAGGGAAGGGCCGATGACTTCCTTTGCCCTTGCCCTGCTTGGCGTCAGGCCTCAGTGGGACCCATCTGGAAAAGTGGTTGGCCTGGAGTTGATCAGCCCCGGCGAATTGGGCCGGCCGCGCACCGATGTCATAATGATAGCAACAGGCTTGTTTCGCGACCTTTTTAAAAACCAGATCATCTTGCTGGATCGCGCCCACCGCTTGGCACTGGCAGCTTCTTACCAGAGTATTGTCTCGGCCTATCCCGACCTCCAGAGGGCCCTGGATGCCTCCCTTGCCCCTTTAGGAAAAACCGGGCTGCTCGTCAAGGAGGGGGAGCTGTTGGAATCCAACTATGTTGCCGGGTGCTGGATAATTGCCATCCGCGAGCTCCTGGCCAAAGGCCACCAGCCAGAGGAAGCCGGTGAGCTGGCGGTGGCCAGAATCTTCGCCCCTCCTGCAGGAGAGTTTGGTTCCGGAGTCGATGTTGTCGGATCTTCGCAGGACCCGGAAAAGATAGCCAACCAGTTTGCGAAGCGCCTGGGCAATGTATATTCTGAGACGGATTGGGGTGAAAACCGGCCGGAACTTTTCAAAGAGCTGCTGAGGGGGTGTAGTCTCCTCTTCCACTGTTACAGCGAGAGCCCGATCCTGGACCAGGACGACCTGCCCCTGGAATACACCTACGTACCAGGTCTGAGGGCGGCCCTGGAAAAATGGGGGGGAGGGGAGGTGGAGAAAATTACCGGAACGCCCCATGGCTTGCAGGGTGTTGAAAACGGCAAAGAACCAGAACAGCAGGAAGATTCCCGGGTTCGGCTTGGCGAAAGGGAAAATGCTCCGGCGGTTCAGGAGAAGCCGTCAGCAGAAAGGGAAGAAACGGTCCAAACGAAATCCCGACAGCAGCAGGCAAGTTCAGCGCCTTTACCGCCGCGAGCGCCTGAGGTTAAGGCAGGGCCGCGGATCTTTGAAATAGAACCTGTTCTGTTGCCTGCTTTCCATTCCCAGGGGCAAACTTCCTCCTGGCTTGCTGTGGAAGTTTTTCTGGCCCTCCTCGTGGTGGGCGGAGTAAAGGGGCTCCTTCAACACAGGCGAGAATTTGGGCAGGTACATCCAACCGGTTTTTGA
- a CDS encoding dipeptide/oligopeptide/nickel ABC transporter ATP-binding protein yields the protein MLVETSALSKTYKIGWFKKRFNEAIKEAEIFINEGETVGVIGESGSGKTTLGHLLTGLLKPDGGRIFFNGKDVTKLTPPEKKDFRRQAQIIFQHPEAAFNPKWKLIRSLVEPYRLHGIPFTEKILLERLEAVGLYAEHLGRYPSQLSGGELQRAAIARVMVLEPKFIVLDEPTSMLDAITQAQIIRLLEAIQRETGVAYLFISHDLELAQLFCRRIYRLVDGKLQEQPTTARSSKVAGQTGL from the coding sequence ATGCTTGTTGAAACAAGTGCCCTAAGCAAAACTTACAAAATCGGCTGGTTCAAGAAAAGGTTCAATGAGGCGATTAAAGAGGCCGAGATCTTTATCAACGAAGGGGAGACCGTGGGTGTTATCGGGGAAAGCGGCAGCGGTAAGACCACCCTGGGGCATCTTTTAACAGGCCTTTTAAAACCCGATGGGGGACGGATTTTCTTCAACGGGAAGGATGTTACTAAATTGACTCCCCCGGAGAAAAAGGATTTCCGGCGCCAGGCCCAGATCATCTTCCAGCATCCCGAAGCGGCCTTCAACCCCAAGTGGAAGTTAATCCGAAGCCTGGTCGAACCATACAGGCTACACGGAATCCCCTTTACAGAGAAAATCCTCTTAGAGCGACTGGAAGCCGTTGGCCTGTACGCCGAGCACCTGGGCCGCTACCCCTCCCAGTTGAGCGGGGGAGAGCTCCAGAGGGCGGCTATCGCCAGGGTCATGGTCTTGGAACCGAAATTCATTGTCCTGGACGAGCCTACCAGTATGCTTGACGCCATTACCCAGGCCCAAATCATCAGACTCCTGGAGGCGATTCAAAGAGAGACGGGAGTTGCTTATCTCTTTATCAGCCACGATTTAGAGCTGGCCCAGTTGTTCTGCCGGCGGATTTATCGCTTGGTGGACGGGAAGTTGCAGGAGCAGCCCACGACAGCCCGGTCTTCTAAGGTCGCGGGTCAAACCGGCCTTTAA
- a CDS encoding ABC transporter substrate-binding protein, translating to MNLPKSRWALVLLTAMLAAGLLNITVAPAAVATAGKQAIKVEVDNKLLAFDVSPFIEKGRVLVPARALFETLGASVEWDGKTKTVTAKKGDTIVKLTVGSKIASITERGVTEVILEAPAKIVSGRTMVPLRFISEAFGAKVTWDAGAALVSIVTGGREAVEKPEVLSLGFVGRLEPLNTLSNDTWCRVNAIGLTHVGLVKFDENMNIIPCLAEKWEVLEDGKAIKFYLTKNAKWHDGKPVTSEDVKFDFEYKKKHRDKIANLDATLVRQYCDRVDVIDDHILIMRFKKPAVRIALMDLPNQYIIPKHIWEKVDDPRAFLSPENMIGNGPFIFDKYDQAAGVAYFRQNIEYFQSMPTIKRIAYKQYGSIDAMVMALKKGEIDATFSYAKPVPSYLAPSLADTKMLELGMTDDCGIFMNLIFNCRNELFKEKSFREAVSYAINYEQLIRMFASNYGEIPSRGFVPPIVPGSDSSIPRLEFNQEKAKRLLNELDLIDRNGDGIREFPDGRKVSFGITPEAYPGKEYLIRAAEVICSMLREVGIDAYVDREVIGNSEKLNERLWKAKDYWAYVGYCTPGGVLSDGGFNYLEGQTYGTFDDPKYIEFYNSLVNVKSFEESLEALKQLQNYHAEVLPGIALIWAKVLYPYRTDKFAGWTIQKGWGPVNYNTWFNLRPLTTSE from the coding sequence ATGAATTTACCCAAGAGCAGGTGGGCTTTGGTATTGCTCACCGCAATGCTTGCGGCAGGCTTGCTTAATATTACCGTAGCACCAGCTGCCGTAGCCACTGCAGGCAAGCAAGCCATAAAAGTTGAGGTAGACAACAAATTATTGGCATTTGATGTTTCCCCGTTTATTGAAAAAGGGAGGGTCCTTGTTCCTGCCAGGGCACTATTCGAAACTTTAGGAGCCTCGGTCGAATGGGATGGGAAAACCAAGACGGTAACCGCGAAAAAAGGGGATACCATCGTTAAGCTAACTGTCGGCAGTAAGATTGCTTCCATCACCGAAAGAGGAGTCACCGAGGTTATTTTGGAGGCACCCGCAAAGATTGTCAGTGGCCGCACGATGGTGCCTTTACGGTTTATCAGCGAGGCTTTTGGAGCAAAGGTGACGTGGGATGCCGGAGCCGCCCTGGTAAGCATAGTAACCGGAGGCAGAGAGGCAGTAGAAAAACCGGAAGTATTATCCCTGGGATTCGTCGGAAGGCTTGAACCTTTGAATACATTATCCAACGATACCTGGTGTAGGGTGAACGCTATTGGTTTAACCCATGTCGGCTTAGTAAAATTTGACGAAAACATGAATATTATCCCCTGCTTGGCAGAGAAATGGGAAGTACTGGAAGATGGTAAAGCAATCAAGTTCTATCTGACAAAAAACGCTAAATGGCATGATGGTAAACCTGTTACCTCTGAAGATGTTAAGTTTGATTTTGAATATAAAAAGAAACACAGAGACAAAATCGCGAATTTGGATGCCACGTTAGTAAGACAATACTGTGACCGGGTAGATGTTATAGACGACCATATACTTATCATGCGTTTTAAGAAGCCTGCAGTAAGGATTGCGCTTATGGATTTGCCTAATCAGTATATAATCCCGAAACATATCTGGGAAAAAGTTGATGATCCAAGGGCATTTCTTTCTCCCGAAAATATGATTGGCAACGGGCCTTTCATTTTTGATAAATACGATCAGGCAGCCGGAGTGGCTTATTTCAGACAAAATATTGAGTATTTTCAGTCTATGCCGACAATAAAAAGGATAGCCTATAAGCAGTACGGGTCAATTGATGCCATGGTAATGGCTTTGAAAAAGGGGGAAATAGATGCAACATTTAGCTATGCCAAGCCAGTCCCTTCTTATCTTGCGCCTTCTTTGGCAGATACAAAAATGTTGGAGCTAGGGATGACAGATGATTGTGGTATTTTTATGAATCTGATTTTTAACTGTAGAAATGAACTTTTTAAAGAAAAGTCGTTCAGAGAGGCTGTCTCCTATGCGATTAACTATGAGCAATTAATACGTATGTTTGCCTCAAATTATGGCGAAATCCCAAGCCGAGGGTTTGTCCCACCAATAGTTCCTGGATCTGATTCTTCTATTCCGAGATTAGAATTTAACCAAGAAAAAGCCAAAAGGTTGCTTAATGAATTAGACCTGATCGACAGAAATGGCGACGGAATAAGGGAGTTTCCTGATGGCAGAAAAGTTTCTTTTGGTATTACACCCGAGGCATATCCTGGAAAAGAATATCTCATTCGTGCCGCTGAAGTCATCTGCTCAATGCTGCGTGAGGTGGGGATAGATGCCTACGTTGATCGAGAAGTAATAGGGAACAGCGAAAAACTGAACGAAAGACTCTGGAAAGCCAAAGATTATTGGGCCTACGTGGGTTACTGCACCCCTGGAGGGGTTTTAAGTGATGGAGGATTTAATTATCTGGAAGGACAAACCTACGGGACATTTGATGATCCGAAATATATAGAATTTTACAATAGTTTGGTCAATGTTAAGAGCTTTGAAG
- a CDS encoding class I SAM-dependent methyltransferase translates to MELDWAEVWQRKREEYFWTKRLKEKGLTNEDYWDNYPDELCFGHECKNYPGAILEKMKSYLGRESSVLDIGAGDGAYAVPLAGVVREVTVVEPSQGQIRRLLKRAEGLENIKIINKRWEDVPRDELQEYDLVNAAYCFAMPDIKEALVKMWDCTKGVLFLITQAGSSLAEVYPLFVPDYEPPPDYIILYNVVYQLGIGAGVEINTRRYLYPWDLLVKAWRHDEGITPEDEDKVRAFLEAEGRLVTKEEGTLWVKCWYRDAVIYAEKE, encoded by the coding sequence GTGGAACTTGACTGGGCTGAGGTATGGCAGCGGAAGCGCGAGGAATATTTCTGGACAAAGAGGCTGAAAGAAAAAGGGCTTACCAATGAGGACTACTGGGACAATTACCCGGATGAGCTGTGTTTCGGCCACGAGTGCAAGAATTACCCTGGGGCTATTTTGGAGAAAATGAAGTCTTATCTGGGCCGCGAGTCCAGCGTCTTGGACATCGGAGCCGGGGACGGCGCCTATGCCGTTCCCCTGGCCGGAGTCGTCAGGGAAGTCACCGTTGTCGAGCCCTCGCAGGGGCAGATCCGGAGGCTGCTGAAAAGAGCGGAGGGGCTCGAGAACATCAAGATCATCAACAAGCGCTGGGAAGACGTGCCGCGGGATGAATTGCAAGAGTACGATCTGGTCAACGCCGCCTACTGCTTTGCCATGCCAGACATCAAAGAGGCCTTGGTAAAGATGTGGGACTGCACCAAAGGCGTTCTTTTCTTGATTACTCAGGCCGGCAGCTCCCTGGCCGAGGTGTACCCCCTCTTCGTCCCCGACTATGAGCCCCCTCCCGATTACATCATCCTTTATAATGTCGTCTACCAGCTGGGAATCGGGGCCGGCGTAGAGATCAACACCAGGCGCTACCTTTACCCCTGGGACCTCCTGGTCAAAGCCTGGCGCCACGATGAGGGGATCACACCGGAAGATGAAGACAAAGTGCGTGCCTTCCTGGAGGCGGAAGGAAGGCTCGTCACGAAAGAAGAGGGCACCCTGTGGGTCAAGTGCTGGTACAGGGATGCGGTGATCTACGCCGAGAAAGAGTAA